Proteins encoded by one window of Mustela erminea isolate mMusErm1 chromosome 5, mMusErm1.Pri, whole genome shotgun sequence:
- the FOXA1 gene encoding hepatocyte nuclear factor 3-alpha isoform X1 translates to MLGTVKMEGHESSDWNSYYADTQEAYSSVPVSNMNSGLGSMNSMNTYMTMNTMTTSGNMTPASFNMSYANPGLGAGLSPGAVAGMPGGSAGAMNSMTAAGVTAMGTTLSPGGMGAMGAQPAASMNGLGPYAAAMNPCMSPMAYAPSNLGRSRAGGGGDAKTFKRSYPHAKPPYSYISLITMAIQQAPSKMLTLSEIYQWIMDLFPYYRQNQQRWQNSIRHSLSFNDCFVKVARSPDKPGKGSYWTLHPDSGNMFENGCYLRRQKRFKCEKQPGAGGGSGSGGGGGGAKGGPESRKDPSSAANPSANSPLHRGVHGKAGQLEGAPAPGPAASPQTLDHSGATATGGASELKTPSSSAAPPISSGPGALVSVPPSHPAHGLAPHESQLHLKGDPHYSFNHPFSINNLMSSSEQQHKLDFKAYEQALQYSPYGAALPASLPLGSASVATRSPIEPSALEPAYYQGVYSRPVLNTS, encoded by the exons ATGTTAGGGACTGTGAAGATGGAAGGGCATGAGAGCAGCGACTGGAACAGCTACTACGCGGACACACAGGAG GCCTACTCCTCCGTCCCCGTCAGCAACATGAACTCGGGCCTGGGCTCTATGAACTCCATGAACACCTACATGACCATGAACACCATGACCACGAGCGGCAACATGACCCCAGCTTCGTTCAACATGTCCTACGCAAACCCGGGCCTGGGCGCCGGCCTGAGTCCGGGCGCCGTGGCTGGCATGCCGGGCGGCTCCGCGGGCGCCATGAACAGCATGACGGCGGCGGGCGTGACGGCCATGGGAACGACGCTGAGCCCGGGAGGCATGGGCGCCATGGGCGCGCAGCCTGCGGCCTCCATGAACGGCCTGGGACCCTACGCGGCTGCCATGAACCCGTGCATGAGCCCCATGGCGTACGCGCCGTCCAACCTAGGCCGCAGCCGCGCGGGGGGCGGCGGCGACGCCAAGACTTTCAAGCGCAGCTACCCGCACGCTAAGCCGCCCTATTCCTACATCTCGCTCATCACCATGGCCATCCAGCAGGCGCCCAGCAAGATGCTCACGCTAAGCGAGATCTACCAGTGGATCATGGACCTCTTCCCCTATTACCGGCAGAATCAGCAGCGCTGGCAGAACTCCATCCGGCACTCGCTCTCCTTCAACGACTGCTTCGTCAAAGTGGCGCGCTCCCCGGACAAGCCGGGCAAGGGCTCCTACTGGACGCTGCACCCGGACTCCGGCAACATGTTTGAGAACGGTTGTTACTTGCGCCGCCAGAAGCGCTTCAAGTGTGAGAAGcagccgggggccgggggcggcaGCGGGAGCgggggtggcggcggcggcgccaAGGGCGGTCCTGAGAGCCGCAAGGACCCCTCGAGCGCCGCCAACCCCAGTGCCAACTCGCCCCTTCATCGGGGCGTGCACGGGAAGGCAGGCCAGCTAGAGGGCGCGCCGGCCCCCGGGCCGGCTGCCAGCCCCCAGACTCTGGACCACAGCGGGGCGACGGCGACAGGGGGCGCCTCGGAGTTGAAGACGCCATCCTCCTCGGCTGCGCCCCCGATCAGCTCGGGGCCCGGGGCGCTGGTATctgtgcccccctcccacccGGCGCACGGCCTGGCTCCCCACGAGTCCCAGCTGCACCTGAAAGGGGACCCCCATTACTCTTTCAACCACCCTTTCTCCATCAACAACCTCATGTCCTCCTCGGAGCAGCAGCACAAGCTGGACTTCAAGGCATATGAGCAAGCACTACAGTACTCGCCCTATGGTGCTGCATTGCCCGCCAGCCTGCCCCTCGGCAGCGCGTCGGTGGCCACCAGGAGCCCCATCGAGCCCTCAGCCCTGGAGCCGGCCTACTACCAAGGTGTGTATTCCAGACCCGTCCTAAACACTTCCTAG
- the FOXA1 gene encoding hepatocyte nuclear factor 3-alpha isoform X2, whose translation MNSGLGSMNSMNTYMTMNTMTTSGNMTPASFNMSYANPGLGAGLSPGAVAGMPGGSAGAMNSMTAAGVTAMGTTLSPGGMGAMGAQPAASMNGLGPYAAAMNPCMSPMAYAPSNLGRSRAGGGGDAKTFKRSYPHAKPPYSYISLITMAIQQAPSKMLTLSEIYQWIMDLFPYYRQNQQRWQNSIRHSLSFNDCFVKVARSPDKPGKGSYWTLHPDSGNMFENGCYLRRQKRFKCEKQPGAGGGSGSGGGGGGAKGGPESRKDPSSAANPSANSPLHRGVHGKAGQLEGAPAPGPAASPQTLDHSGATATGGASELKTPSSSAAPPISSGPGALVSVPPSHPAHGLAPHESQLHLKGDPHYSFNHPFSINNLMSSSEQQHKLDFKAYEQALQYSPYGAALPASLPLGSASVATRSPIEPSALEPAYYQGVYSRPVLNTS comes from the coding sequence ATGAACTCGGGCCTGGGCTCTATGAACTCCATGAACACCTACATGACCATGAACACCATGACCACGAGCGGCAACATGACCCCAGCTTCGTTCAACATGTCCTACGCAAACCCGGGCCTGGGCGCCGGCCTGAGTCCGGGCGCCGTGGCTGGCATGCCGGGCGGCTCCGCGGGCGCCATGAACAGCATGACGGCGGCGGGCGTGACGGCCATGGGAACGACGCTGAGCCCGGGAGGCATGGGCGCCATGGGCGCGCAGCCTGCGGCCTCCATGAACGGCCTGGGACCCTACGCGGCTGCCATGAACCCGTGCATGAGCCCCATGGCGTACGCGCCGTCCAACCTAGGCCGCAGCCGCGCGGGGGGCGGCGGCGACGCCAAGACTTTCAAGCGCAGCTACCCGCACGCTAAGCCGCCCTATTCCTACATCTCGCTCATCACCATGGCCATCCAGCAGGCGCCCAGCAAGATGCTCACGCTAAGCGAGATCTACCAGTGGATCATGGACCTCTTCCCCTATTACCGGCAGAATCAGCAGCGCTGGCAGAACTCCATCCGGCACTCGCTCTCCTTCAACGACTGCTTCGTCAAAGTGGCGCGCTCCCCGGACAAGCCGGGCAAGGGCTCCTACTGGACGCTGCACCCGGACTCCGGCAACATGTTTGAGAACGGTTGTTACTTGCGCCGCCAGAAGCGCTTCAAGTGTGAGAAGcagccgggggccgggggcggcaGCGGGAGCgggggtggcggcggcggcgccaAGGGCGGTCCTGAGAGCCGCAAGGACCCCTCGAGCGCCGCCAACCCCAGTGCCAACTCGCCCCTTCATCGGGGCGTGCACGGGAAGGCAGGCCAGCTAGAGGGCGCGCCGGCCCCCGGGCCGGCTGCCAGCCCCCAGACTCTGGACCACAGCGGGGCGACGGCGACAGGGGGCGCCTCGGAGTTGAAGACGCCATCCTCCTCGGCTGCGCCCCCGATCAGCTCGGGGCCCGGGGCGCTGGTATctgtgcccccctcccacccGGCGCACGGCCTGGCTCCCCACGAGTCCCAGCTGCACCTGAAAGGGGACCCCCATTACTCTTTCAACCACCCTTTCTCCATCAACAACCTCATGTCCTCCTCGGAGCAGCAGCACAAGCTGGACTTCAAGGCATATGAGCAAGCACTACAGTACTCGCCCTATGGTGCTGCATTGCCCGCCAGCCTGCCCCTCGGCAGCGCGTCGGTGGCCACCAGGAGCCCCATCGAGCCCTCAGCCCTGGAGCCGGCCTACTACCAAGGTGTGTATTCCAGACCCGTCCTAAACACTTCCTAG